The following proteins are co-located in the Clostridiales bacterium genome:
- a CDS encoding electron transport complex subunit E, producing the protein MRNLWNIYKKGLIDENPIFVLALSLCPALAVTTSVVNAFTMGLSVMFVITANNVSVSLIRNLVNPKVRVPVYITSIATIVTFVELVLEAFAPLLYKELGIYLALVVVFAIILARAEVFASKNKVIPSFFDGLGMGSGFTLAMVIIGVIRELLGSGTILGHTILGAWYNPALIMILPPGAFLLIGYMIGGLKIYEAKKAKKLREVDAQ; encoded by the coding sequence ATGAGAAACCTTTGGAATATCTATAAAAAGGGACTAATCGACGAAAATCCAATCTTTGTACTGGCTTTGAGCCTATGTCCTGCCTTGGCTGTTACCACCTCCGTGGTCAACGCTTTTACCATGGGACTTTCGGTTATGTTTGTTATTACTGCAAACAACGTCTCTGTGTCCCTGATCAGAAATCTGGTCAACCCCAAGGTCAGGGTACCGGTTTACATTACGTCCATCGCCACCATCGTTACCTTTGTAGAACTGGTGCTTGAGGCTTTTGCACCGCTGCTTTACAAAGAACTGGGCATCTATTTGGCGCTCGTGGTAGTATTTGCCATCATCCTTGCCAGAGCAGAGGTTTTTGCATCAAAGAATAAGGTCATTCCTTCCTTCTTTGACGGACTCGGCATGGGCAGCGGATTTACTCTAGCCATGGTAATCATCGGTGTAATCCGCGAGCTTTTGGGCAGCGGAACCATCCTTGGACATACCATTCTTGGTGCTTGGTACAACCCTGCACTGATCATGATTCTTCCTCCGGGAGCATTCCTCCTGATCGGTTACATGATCGGCGGCCTCAAAATCTATGAGGCAAAGAAAGCAAAAAAATTGAGGGAGGTTGACGCACAATGA
- a CDS encoding FMN-binding protein encodes MSETHDTHAAHVEKEYSILQIAMNLTIACLVSGIILATTYFITHPIAVEKAKMLEEQAMKDLVAEADSFNAVEGQEGWFAAEKAGSIIAYIVPSESKGYGGTIKIMVAVSTDGKVIDYNILSMNETPGLGDSAAKDFFRDRIKGKTSDDLIVVKDPSNKENVQALTGATITSRAVTEGVRAAVDEVIEFTGGK; translated from the coding sequence ATGTCAGAAACACATGATACACATGCAGCCCATGTGGAAAAAGAATATTCAATCCTGCAGATTGCCATGAATCTGACCATAGCCTGTTTGGTTTCGGGAATTATTCTGGCAACTACATATTTTATTACCCATCCCATTGCAGTGGAGAAGGCCAAAATGCTGGAGGAACAGGCAATGAAGGACCTTGTGGCTGAGGCAGATAGCTTCAATGCGGTAGAGGGACAGGAAGGCTGGTTTGCCGCCGAAAAGGCCGGCAGCATCATCGCCTATATCGTTCCCAGCGAAAGCAAGGGATATGGCGGAACCATCAAGATCATGGTAGCCGTATCGACGGATGGAAAGGTAATTGACTACAATATTTTGTCCATGAATGAAACTCCGGGACTCGGGGACAGTGCGGCAAAGGACTTCTTCAGAGACAGAATTAAGGGGAAAACCTCAGATGATTTGATCGTCGTAAAAGATCCTTCCAACAAAGAGAATGTCCAGGCACTTACCGGAGCCACCATCACTTCCAGGGCAGTAACCGAAGGAGTTCGGGCCGCTGTGGATGAGGTGATTGAATTTACGGGAGGGAAGTAG
- a CDS encoding RnfABCDGE type electron transport complex subunit D: MSAQINAAETLLSVSTAPYIKSEDTVSKIMWKVNLALAPAAIFGVIYFGVPALINIVVSIIAAVAAEYAVQKIRKVRITAFDGSAFLTGLLLAMCISPEMPPYMTAIGSVIAIVIAKHSMGGLGQNIFNPAHIGRAALMVSWPIAMTTWSVIKTPVDAVTSATPLGILKLQGYSELLETFGGQTELYKALFLGMRNGSIGETCTVLLILGGLFLVWKKIINWQIPVVMIATVGILTWIFGPEGFFTGDPVFHMMAGGLIIGAFFMATDMVTAPITKRGQIIFAIGAGMITSLIRLKGGYPEGVCYSILLMNCVTPLIDLVIKPRIYGTGR, encoded by the coding sequence ATGAGCGCACAAATCAACGCTGCGGAAACGTTATTATCGGTTTCAACAGCGCCTTACATAAAAAGTGAAGACACCGTCAGCAAGATCATGTGGAAGGTCAATCTGGCACTGGCTCCTGCGGCAATTTTCGGCGTGATCTATTTCGGAGTACCCGCACTGATCAATATCGTCGTTTCCATCATCGCTGCAGTTGCAGCGGAGTATGCGGTCCAGAAGATCAGAAAGGTGAGAATTACTGCCTTCGACGGCAGCGCTTTCTTAACAGGCTTGCTGCTGGCTATGTGCATCTCACCGGAAATGCCGCCCTATATGACAGCCATCGGTTCTGTCATTGCAATCGTCATTGCAAAGCATTCTATGGGGGGGCTGGGTCAGAATATTTTCAACCCGGCGCACATCGGAAGAGCGGCTTTGATGGTTTCCTGGCCCATTGCCATGACAACCTGGTCTGTCATAAAAACACCTGTTGACGCAGTGACCAGCGCAACACCGCTTGGTATCTTAAAGCTTCAGGGCTATTCGGAGCTTCTTGAGACATTTGGGGGCCAGACAGAGCTTTACAAAGCACTGTTTCTTGGAATGAGAAATGGAAGCATTGGCGAGACCTGCACCGTTCTGCTGATTCTTGGCGGATTGTTTCTGGTTTGGAAAAAGATTATCAACTGGCAGATTCCAGTGGTTATGATTGCAACAGTAGGCATACTGACTTGGATATTCGGGCCGGAAGGCTTTTTCACAGGCGATCCGGTATTTCACATGATGGCAGGCGGTCTGATCATCGGAGCATTCTTTATGGCCACTGATATGGTTACTGCCCCCATCACCAAAAGGGGACAGATCATCTTTGCCATCGGAGCGGGCATGATCACATCACTGATTCGTCTCAAAGGCGGATATCCTGAAGGAGTTTGTTACTCCATCCTGTTGATGAACTGTGTGACGCCTCTGATTGATCTTGTGATCAAGCCTAGAATTTACGGAACAGGGAGGTAG